The following proteins are co-located in the Anomalospiza imberbis isolate Cuckoo-Finch-1a 21T00152 chromosome Z, ASM3175350v1, whole genome shotgun sequence genome:
- the IER3IP1 gene encoding immediate early response 3-interacting protein 1, with product MAFTLYSLLQASLLIVNAVAVLHEERFLRHVGWGSDQGIGGFGEEPGIKAQLTNLIRSIRTVMRVPLIALNSITIILLLLFG from the exons ATGGCGTTCACGCTCTACTCGCTGCTGCAGGCCTCGCTCCTCATCGTCAATGCCGTGGCCGTGCTGCACGAGGAGCGCTTCCTCCGCCACG TTGGCTGGGGAAGCGATCAAGGGATTGGAGGATTTGGAGAGGAACCAGGAATTAAAGCACAGCTGACAAACCTCATTCGATCAATACGAACCGTTATGAGAG TGCCATTAATAGCCCTGAACTCCATCACGATCattctcctcctgctcttcGGCTGA
- the HDHD2 gene encoding haloacid dehalogenase-like hydrolase domain-containing protein 2: MAARRALKAVLVDLNGTLHVEDSAVPGAQEALKRLRSAPVTVRFVTNTTKESKRDLLERLTGLGFDIAEHEIFTSLTAARNLLEQQQVRPLLLVDDKALPDFTGIGTDNPNAVVVGLAPEHFHYEMMNRAFRLILDGAPLIAIHKARYFKKKDGLCLGPGPFVTGLEYATDTKATVVGKPEKTFFLEALRGTDCAPEEAVMIGDDCRDDVGGAQQAGMRGILVRTGKYRPADEDKINPGPYLTCENFPEAVEHILKQML; the protein is encoded by the exons ATGGCAGCGCGGCGCGCGCTGAAGGCTGTGCTGGTGGATCTCAACGGCACCCTCCACGTCGAGGACTCGGCCGTGCCCGGCGCCCAGGAGGCCCTCAAAAG GCTGCGCAGCGCCCCGGTGACCGTCCGGTTTGTGACCAACACCACCAAGGAGAGCAAGAGAGACCTGCTGGAGAGGCTGACGGGGCTGGGGTTCGACATCGCCGAGCACGAGATCTTCACCTCCCTGACAGCAGCCAGGaacctcctggagcagcagcaggtgcGGCCCCTGCTCCTGGTGGATGATAAGGCCCTGCCTGATTTCACAG GGATTGGCACGGACAACCCCAATGCTGTGGTGGTGGGACTGGCTCCTGAGCACTTCCACTATGAGATGATGAACAGAGCCTTTCG GTTGATTCTGGATGGGGCGCCTCTCATAGCGATCCATAAAGCCAGGTATTTCAAGAAGAAGGATGGCCTGTGTCTGGGACCTGGACCTTTTGTTACAGGGCTGGAGTATGCAACAGACACCAAAGCCACCGTGGTGGGGAAGCCAGAGAAGACCTTCTTCCTGGAGGCTCTGCGGGGCACTGACTGTGCCCCCGAGGAGGCCGTCATGATTGGAGAC gACTGCAGGGATGATGTTGGTGGTGCCCAGCAGGCAGGCATGCGTGGGATTTTGGTAAGGACGG GTAAATACCGTCCAGCAGATGAAGACAAAATCAACCCGGGTCCCTACTTAACCTGTGAGAATTTCCCAGAGGCGGTGGAACATATCCTGAAGCAGATGTTGTGA